A single genomic interval of Struthio camelus isolate bStrCam1 chromosome 9, bStrCam1.hap1, whole genome shotgun sequence harbors:
- the ZMAT3 gene encoding zinc finger matrin-type protein 3: MILLQQAGLLPHPEKPSSLPMSVATRPRANSPLSPPKSVGLGPSFHHAQEEELAKVVEQDPMLEELCKPLCCKLCNVTLNSAQQAQAHYQGKNHSKKLRNYYAANSCPAPARMSSVVEPAPPQVVSLPAQMGTSKPGGRVILATENDYCKLCDASFSSPAVAQAHYQGKNHAKRLRLAEAQNNSFSEASELGKRRTRKEGNEYKMMQNRRNMYTVQNNTGPYFNPRSRQRIPRDLAMCVTPSGQFYCSMCNAGASEEMEFRQHLESKQHKSKVSEQRYRNEMENLGYVQ, translated from the exons ATGATTCTTCTACAGCAAGCAGGACTTCTTCCTCACCCTGAGAAGCCTTCATCTCTTCCTATGTCAGTGGCTACCAGGCCACGAGCCAACTCGCCGCTGTCCCCACCAAAATCTGTCGGACTGGGGCCTTCCTTTCATCACGCACAAGAGGAAGAGCTTGCAAAGGTGGTGGAGCAGGACCCTATGCTGGAGGAACTATGTAAGCCTCTGTGCTGTAAGCTTTGCAATGTCACTCTGAATTCAGCACAACAAGCTCAGGCTCATTACCAG GGTAAAAACCACAGTAAGAAACTCCGAAACTACTATGCTGCCAATAGTTGTCCAGCACCTGCCAGAATGAGTAGTGTGGTTGAGCCTGCCCCACCTCAGGTCGTCTCTCTTCCAGCTCAG ATGGGAACCAGTAAACCAGGTGGCCGAGTGATCTTGGCCACAGAGAATGATTACTGCAAGCTTTGTGATGCCTCGTTTAGTTCTCCAGCTGTGGCACAGGCTCACTACCAAGGGAAAAATCATGCCAAGCGGCTGCGTCTTGCAGAAGCACAGAATAACTCATTCTC GGAAGCCTCAGAACTAGGCAAACGGAGGACAAGGAAAGAAGGTAATGAATATAAGATGAtgcagaacagaagaaatatgTATACAGTTCAAAACAACACAG GTCCCTACTTCAATCCCCGCTCACGCCAGAGGATTCCTCGGGATCTGGCTATGTGCGTCACCCCCAGCGGCCAGTTTTACTGCTCTATGTGCAATGCTGGGGCCAGTGAGGAGATGGAGTTCAGACAGCACTTAGAAAGCAAACAGCATAAGAGCAAGGTGTCCGAACAGCGGTATAGGAATGAGATGGAGAACCTAGGCTATGTACAATGA